The Tachysurus vachellii isolate PV-2020 chromosome 21, HZAU_Pvac_v1, whole genome shotgun sequence region GTCTTGCTGTTTTGTTGTAGTGATTAATCTGTCTTTCATTTGCAGAATTCCACATACTCCGTACCATTTGATGCTTTACCGACGGTAGCTTTGTCCGTAGTTTACTATTCATGAGCATTTCCGCCGGTGAAAGTCCATTCTCCAGTGTTGAAGCTCTGTAATTCAGAATAGCCAGGTACGGATCACTCCCTGTCTCAGTGGCTTTTTTAGAAGGTGTTTCGCTATTAGAACTCTTTTCACTGCTAAACCGTTGGACTGCGGGTACAGAGGGCTTGAAAGTCCTTGAAACTCTGACTTGCAAACTGTGGTCTGTTGTCATTTATTACAGTCATTGGAATACCATGTCGTGCAAATATACCTTTTGTCTTTGCAATTACCTGCTCTGATGTTGTGCTTGTCAGCTGCACAAATTCTGCACAAGTTTCAGCATCAGTTTTCTCATTGAGATTGGCACAACAATTCTTGTTCCTTTCAACAAAACTCTGGCATCTGTGCTTTGATAGAGTCCacatgaatttgcacatctttctcTGTAGTTGCAAACAGCTCCTAAACCCACTTGTGATGCATCTGTAGAGACCTTTAGAGGCTTTTCCTGGtcataaaaattcaaaacaggTTCTCTTGTTAAACTGCTTTTTAACCATGACCATGACTCTTTTGCCTGCTCGTCGTTCCACTGCCACATGGTGTCTGTTTCTAACAAGCTTCTCAGTGACTTTGTATTTGCTGACAGATTTGGAACAAGTTTTCCTGAGTAGTTTATTAACCCTAAGTCTCTTTGCAGGACTTTTTGTCTCTTGGCTCTGGCATTTTGTCTATTGCTCTGATTTCTTTGTCTGGTTGTATTCCTTCTTCAGACAGTCTTTCTCCCAGGTAAGTGATTTCTCTTACTCCGAACtggcatttgtttttattcaacttTAATCCATTACTTTGTGCTTGATCCAGGACCTTGTTAAGTCTTTCATCATGCTCTTCTTTTGAGCCCCATACCACTACATCATCAATGAAGACTCCGACTCCCTCTATTCCATCAAAAAGCTGTTGCACAGTTTTGTGGAAATCTTCTGCTGCTGAGCTGATGCCAAAAGGTAGCCTTTGGAAACAATGCCTTCTAAACGGTGTGTTGAAGGTGCATCATTTTGTGCTTTCCTCATCTATCACTATCTGGTAAAATCCTGATGAGGCATCCAGTTTGGAGAAATAACATGTTCCACTCATTGCACTAGTAATGTCTGACTTTGTTGGAAGTCTGTAGTGCTCGCGTTGGATGGCCTTGTTTAAGTCTTTTGGATCTTTACACAGTCTTAGATCTCCATCTGGTTTTCTACTATTATTCTGTAGGTTCTATTTTCTGATTATTCCTTCCTTTATCAGAacttctattttctctctcagtctttcttTTAATGCTACTGGCACCCTTCTTGCTGGATGTGTGACCGGTTCTGATTCACCTTCAGCTTTATCTTGTGTTTTCCTGGTAATTTTTTCAGGCTATTCCTTTGAAAACTTTGTATTCTTTTATCCAGTCATTCTGAGTAATTCCTTCTGTAGTTGCATCTTTGTCATTTCCTTGTTTATGACATGGTCTCTCTTTATCAATCCAAACTGTATGCACGATTTCAGCCCTAGTAATAACTTGTCTGTTTCCATCCACAAGTACAAAAAACACatccttcttctttcctttgtaGGATAGACTGACTCTGCATATTCCCTTTGTAGGTATAGTTTTGTTGTCATACATTTTCAGATGCAGTTTTCTTTTCAGTCTCAGAAAGTATTTCATAGGGAGGATATTTACCTTGTGCCCCTGTGTCCAATTTTAATGTGACATCAGTGCCATTTACATCCATGTGAGCCATCCGCTCTCATCCTGGAGTAATTTGTTCCTCTTCGATTGAGTCTACGAAGATTGTTGCTTCATCATCTTTCATCGCTTTCTGAGGCCTGGCAAATTTGTATTGGCCTTTCTACAGTGAGGTTTGTCTCTTTTAACAATTGCATCCTCACTCTTTTATCTTGTACTCCAATGACTATTTGATCACGTATCATGGAGTCACTCAATGTTCCAAAATGACATGACTGACTTTTCAATCTTAAATCCGTGACATACTGTTCGATGGATTCTGACACTTTTTTCTAGTCTGTTTCTGAAGACAAACCTTTTATATGTCTCATTTTTCCTCAGTGTACAATATTGCTCAAATTTCTCAATCACTGCATCAtacttgtgtttttcttcttcttccgtgAAGTCAAAAGTGTTATACACATCCAGTGCACCAGGTCCAGCCACCTGTTAGCAGCAATGTGAACTTCCTTCGTTCGGTTCTATCCAACCCAATAGTGAGGGCATAAAGTTCTAAACTtcccagtttttatttatatttcctgtcagctttaattcatCTTTTGAACGGATGGAATTCatcatttttcatcatttatcCTGGTACCATGTATTGATGAGACTTACACACTGAGTATCCCGTTCGGAACCCCGTTTATTAACTGCTCACGGtgttacacacagtcacaacatCACTGTATTGGTAGCGTtacactgccctctagtggctataatatacaatatacacatctcaatacatttttagctggtgatatttattgaattatcaGTAACTGCTGAATCAGACAAGATCcagacaacaaaacacattttataaaagacattttataaaagacacTAAAACACTTTTGAATCTTTAGTTTTTCGTTCAAATCCAAGGCTTTTCATTGGTCCGTTAAGATGAGATATAGTGATGTGTCGTTCACGAACCATGACTCGAGAATAACGAGTCGTTTTAGGGgagtgattcattcattttgtgttgACTGCGCATGTGATCATTAAACAGAAAAGATTAGTTCACCTTTCGAGTGGTTTGTTCATGACGTGACAGCACCATAGACACTAAGGCAATGCAGTCTGAGCCggaaacattttaattacattctgCTGAAGTGAACGAAATGACTCGAAaaaagatttgttcattttgctGAACGAGAATCAGTGAACCGAATCAGTAAAATGATCTGGACTTCCCATCACTAATGAGATATTTTTATTGCCTACCGTACAAGTACAATTATAGACTTAAAAATATACTCATAAAAGTACAAATACCCCAAACAAATTGTACGTAATTACAGTAACGTGAGTAGTTGTAATTCTTTACCTTCACCACTGTTAATAACCGCCAACTTGAAGAATTTAGATGTTTGTAAGAAATAAACGACGAcggatgtgttttgtgttttattgttagtTTGAACATTTGAACTGTTACAAACATgatctgtatttatatctatatgtaTTTACTCAGTTATGGTAAATACTGTTCATCAGTTATTACATAGTTCATAACTGAGCTTTTAATGATGTTCAGTTATTCATTTCTAATTCTGTTTTATTGAGCTGGAATTTTAGATctgattattttacagcacttttactgctgctgtgtgagtcttttacaccaacatttatttactgtgataAGTGTGcatcagtgtgaggagtgagtaCTGTGTGTGCTGGAGCTTCAGTTCATCAGATGAGGAATCTGCTGTATGTTTGATGATGATCCCCGTGTGTTTATCACACATCCATTCAGCTTTGTTACTGAGAATCAGATCAATGTTTTACagctcagaaaataaaataaaactgtgaaACTGTAACATATGAAGTATAATCTGAACGAGCTCTTGGACTGAACTGTACTGCTAATAAAACTAACATGGTAAAAACTCTCCCAGCTTGTCGTCCCTGCGTTTAGGTTTTGGAGGTGCTCATAAATTAAAACTGTCCTGATGTTTTCTGGGTTGAAGTCAAGGGAAGTGGTCAGGGAGACCATCAGGGCTTCACCACAGAACAAGACCTTGAGGATGTGAGCAAAGAAACCTGGGAAGAGCCCTCAGTGTAGCACAACTATATCTGTTATATAACTATACTAGTATCACTGAGTATGTCCAGGAGATACAAGAACAGATGAACCATGTGACTGCAGCAACACAAGCAGCTCAACCCCAGGAGTTCCAGCCTGGCAAACAAgtgctcctgctcctgctcttgGTCTTGCTCTTGCAATTGTCAGTCACCTGCAAGTTCCTGGGCTGCTGGCTTCAGACTTTGTAATGACTTCCTGATGCTCAACAAGGTTTTGGATTACCTGGAGGAGTGACTAGGGAAGACCTGCTGTATCTCCACCTTGGACCTCACACCAGGTAGGAAACCTCAAGAGAAGGCATGGTGAAAGGTTACCAATGTCCCACAAGTGACACGTAGGTGGTATTTTGGGGTTGGTTTGGTTCTAAAGAAGATTcaggtctgtctctctcagacCTAACCTGGAAAGGCCAGTGGGATCAGGTACAGAGGTCTGAGGAAGCAGAGCAGGTGGTTTTCCattcaagaaacttttattatcatttcagcCATTTAGAGCTGCTACAGTACACAACCACCTGGAGAACATCCTCCAAAAACATGGTGCTACACGAAACCTAGAACCAGAGAAGACCAGCACAGTATTCtgaggaaaagacagcagacatgCAGAaggacatgaagaaaaaaaccccaaaggAACTGGGAACTTTCCACATGTCTTGACTTCTGCATGGTTTCTGCTCGACCTGTCAGGAGACCTTTCACAGATCTCTCGCTGGATTCAGGGATCATTACACATCTAATTATAACTAGCAGCTTGCAGACGCAGAGCAGCTCCTGAGCTCAGGTCTGAGTCTCTTACCTTCTAATTTACAgattaaagaaaaggaaacaaaaactgaaaatgGATTTTCATTAAATATCATAATGTTTcactatttgtttgtttgtttactgattattaacatttaaatggcttaaagtttaaagttattatattgtgttatacatattatatacatgACTTAATATATAGTTTACCTAAGATTCATTAGagattcatattattatttatattattatgattattattatgatgaataTTTATGTATCCTGTTCAACATACAACTTGATAATGAACTCGTTCTGGTTGTAgaagaagatttttttgttgCTCAGTGACTTCTTGCCCTTCATTAGTCAGACAACTCCAGGCTGCTGCGGTGTGGAGCTTCTTTTCCTGTGGATGAAGATGACGGCAACTTGGAGCTGTCTGAGTTCTCCACCTTCAACTACTGGAAGGAGCCGATAGCCAGGATCGACAAGCTGGACTTcagcctgctgctgctgtgaagccccgcccccacacACTGGGGTAAACCCCGCCCCATTCTCACAGCTCCTCCCCTGACACTACACCGCCTCCTGATTACAGATCTGTTTTTCACCTGTTTTTGTCCACACATAATGTATTATTCTAAATCTCAGTGTTTCATTTCTAAATCTTTTGTTAAACCTGACGGACTGGAATGTGATTAAAGGTCAGAAGTGTTTTCTCTCTgactggtgtttgtgtgttttatcactTTAAACAGGCTATTTTACAACCATGTCTCAGAGTCTGGTCTCAGAGTCTGGTCTCAGAGTCTGGTCTCAGAGTCTGGTCTCAGAGTCTGGTCTCAGAGTCTGGTCTCAGAGTCTGGTCTCAGAGTCTGGTCTCAGAGTCAAAACAGCACAAGTCAGAATGATAGACAAAATGTCAGTTGATGTATAAGGTCATATTTTACAGGATGTTTTTTACAgagtatttattataaagatttattattattgtacggGCCACTTTAGGATTATAATAAGCatttgtaatattataatataataagcaaATGGTAAAATTAAGGATTTATATGATTAAATCAGCGTGTATAAATTAAGAGTTTATAACGAAATAAAGCCTGAAGAaatcttactgtaatttacAGTTCAGTTCCTCTCCAGATCTGCAGGTGGCGACAAATCACAGTTTCCGTTTAATTCCAAACGCGGTCTCATTTGTTTCCTTTCGTGGTCATTTTAAATACGGCCATTTCAGAGCAGTCACAACTTGTGTAAcagcataaataaaacagtaaaataaaaacaactgatTACACTGTGAAAGCGAATCGCACTCATATTTAACTTCCGCCATTTGAATCGGTTagtctgaagaaaaaaagaagaagtgaCTGCAGCCAATCAGCGTCATGATGCGGCTGGGTGTTAAATATGTCTCCGCTCCCTATATAAGCGCCCTACACCGAGCGTGTATTAGTGACGTATGCGCCCTATCTAGTGCACTAGAGGATGAGCGTTAGCGGGTTTAGGATACAGCGCGGGAAAGTGTTTGTCGGGGGGAAGCGACTAGCTGAAAGTGGACAAAAGTTGAGTTAAAGTGCGAAAGCGGCGTGTGAACGTGTAAaggtgtgtaaatgtaaataaattataaattatacacaTTTCACTTCAGGAATATtatgttttttctgtctgaATGTTTAGTACTAACACGTTTGAGTTAGCTGtttgctaacatgctaacagcgCGCTCActttaaacatgtaaatattcactttattatgtttataaacGCCACAGTTTTAACTGTAAACCAGGAATTTAGGACTTCTAATGTTTTACTGCTGCGTGAAgggaatttattcatttattaagtcACTAGTTATTAAATGGTGTAAATTGTGTCAGATTGTAATGAAAGCTGTTATAATATTTACATGTAGTTTAGATATAAATGGACTTTAATACTCACAGATGACTTGTGTGTTGATGTTAAAGTGGTTTAAGGACAAATGTGGGGATTTTTTCCTCATGTTAgattatgtattaaatattaatgagttAAATTTAATCTGTTCTCAGTTTCTCCAccacacactttattattactgcattaacatcacacacagcatCACATCTACCCTCTGGGGGATTTATGACCTCAGtggtgttatatttatttatataaagaataaaagaattggtttgttattaataaatatgatataaataaaataaatgtcctctgtcctgaagatccCGGCTTTACGtcttctgacactggagactccttacacacacacacacacacacacacacacacacacacacacacacacacacacacacacacagaggttttctcctcacagaaaacttcaccgtCTGGGTGATTATAGGTTTATGTTATAACttctataatgtgtgtgttacagatgtcCCTGGTGGATTTGGGGAAGCGGCTTTTAGAGGCTGCACGTAGCGGTGAAGATGAAGAAGTGAGGAAGCTGATGGCCAACGGTGCCCCCTTCACCACAGActgggtacacacacatatacacacacacacatgcaaacacagagCTGAGTTGTGTTGTGCACTGAGGTGTTTGGTTTAATTACTtcattcaagtcaagaagcttttattgtcattataaccatatgtagctgttacagtacacagtgacatgagacaacgtttctccaggatcagggtgttacataaaacaaagacagagctaaagacttaaTGCAGATGTTCACAGAGGAACTCCTCAAACTCCTGTATTTTTCCAGAGTTCCCACATCTGTAATAactttattttcagtgtttaatgGACTCAGCACCGTTGCGTTCTcagttaggtgtgtgtgtgtgtttagatacAAATAACACACCATCATACTTGGACATACACCAGTGCAACAGTATTAAGGTTTTGTAACACACTGCTCTTTGTTCTTTGTCTAATGATCCTCTCATATTTCGACTGTAGAATAAAAACCATGTAgttcatctttctttctgtttgtatcTCATACAGTTGGGAGCGTCTCCGCTGCACTTGGCAGCGCAGTTCGGTCATCTCTCTACAGCCGAGGTGCTGCTGAGAGCTGGCATCTGTAAGGACGCGCGCACCAAAGTGGACCGGACCCCACTGCACATGGCTGCCACCGAGGGCCATGAGCTCATCGTCGACTTACTGATCAGGGTAAGGAGCCACTTTACTTCCTCTACTCACGTGTCACTCTGCTGTGATGCATCCTGTGTCACTCACTATGTAGTGGGGATTAGTCGTGCACAGGTGAAGTGTCTCACAGTCTGTGTGCACCAGAGTGCAGACTGAAGAGGAGAGAAAGCTGTTTGGGACGTGGCCCCACAGCAGGCTGGGGTTTGTCCCTGAACTACAGTAACTCTTCCTGTCAGACAGTGTTTATTtggtgagtaagtgtgtgtgtgttatgtatgttCTCAGAACGGTGCAGATGTGAACGCTAAAGACATGTTAAAGATGACGGCGTTGCACTGGGCCACTCAGCACGGGCACCACAACGTCGCTCAGCTGCTCATCAAACACGGAGCCGACGTTCACGCACTCAGCAAGTTTGACAAGTCACCCTTTGATATCGCCATTGACATCCAGCACGCAGAACTCGCCAACCTCCTGCAGGTGTGATGtcatatcctctctctctcactgtctagTGTTCTTACAGGAGGAATAGACCTACTGatctgtattaatgtgtgtgtgtgtgtgtgtgtaggagggaaTGCAGAAGCAGGTGAACAGGAATGCAGAGTCGTCCATTGCTCCCCAGTTCATCATTCAGGGAGGAGTAATTAACATCGCAGAGCTCGTCAAATCCAACAcaggtattgtgtgtgtgtgtgtgtaaccgtacctgtgtgtgtgtgtgtgtgtaaccgtacctgtgtgtgtaaccgtacctgtgtgtgtaaccgtacctgtgtgtgtgtgtgtgtgtgtaaccgtacctgtgtgtgtgtgtgtgtgtgtgtgtgtgtgtgtgtaaccgtacctgtgtgtgtgtgtgtgtgtgtgtgtgtgtaaccgtacctgtgtgtgtgtgtgtgtaaccgtacctgtgtgtgtgtgtgtgtaaccgtacctgtgtgtgtgtgtgtgtaaccgtacctgtgtgtgtgtgtgtaaccgtacctgtgtgtgtgtgtgtaaccgtacctgtgtgtgtgtgtgtaaccgtacctgtgtgtgtgtgtgtaaccgtacctgtgtgtgtgtgttaccgtacctgtgtgtgtgtgtaaccgtacctgtgtgtgtgtgtgtgtgtgtgtaaccgtacctgtgtgtgtgtgtaaccgtacctgtgtgtgtgtgtaaccgtacctgtgtgtgtgtgtaaccgtacctgtgtgtgtgtgtgtgtaaccgtacctgtgtgtgtgtgtgtgtaaccgtacctgtgtgtgtgtgtgtgtaaccgtacctgtgtgtgtgtgtgtgtaaccgtacctgtgtgtgtgtgtgtaaccgtacctgtgtgtgtgtgtaaccgtacctgtgtgtgtgtgtgtgtgtgtgtaaccgtacctgtgtgtgtgtgtaaccgtacctgtgtgtgtgtgtaaccgtacctgtgtgtgtgtaaccgtacctgtgtgtgtgtgtgtaaccgtacctgtgtgtgtgtgtaaccgtacctgtgtgtgtgtgtgtgtgtgtgtgtgtaaccgtacctgtgtgtgtgtgtgtgtgtaaccgtacctgtgtgtgtgtgtgtgtaaccgtacctgtgtgtgtgtgtgtgtgtgtgtgtgtaaccgtacctgtgtgtgtgtgtgtaaccgtacctgtgtgtgtgtgtgtgtgtgtaaccgtacctgtgtgtgtaaccgtacctgtgtgtgtaaccgtacctgtgtgtgtaaccgtacctgtgtgtgtgtgtgtgtgtgtgtgtaaccgtacctgtctgtgtgtgtaaccgtacctgtgtgtgtgtgtgtgtgtgtaaccgtacctgtgtgtgtgtgtgtgtgtaaccgtacctgtgtgtgtgtgtgtaaccgtacctgtgtgtgtgtgtgtaaccgtacctgtgtgtgtgtgtaaccgtacctgtgtgtgtgtgtgtgtgtgtgtgtgtgtgtaaccgtacctgtgtgtgtgtaaccgtacctgtgtgtgtgtgtgtgtgtgtgtgtttgtgtgtaaccgtacctgtgtgtgtgtgtgtgtgtgtgtgtgtaaccgtacctgtgtgtgtgtgtgtgtaaccgtacctgtgtgtgtgtgtgtgtgtgtgtgtgtgtgtgtgtgtgtgtgtgtaactgtacctgtgtgtgtgtgtgtgtgtgtgtgtgtgtgtgtgtgtgtaactgtacgtgtgtgtgtgtgtgtgtgtaactgtacctgtgtgtgtgtgtgtgtgtgtgtaactgtacctgtgtgtgtgtgtgtgtgtgtgtgtgtgtgtgtgtgtgtgtgtaactgtacctgtgtgtgtgtgtgtgtgtgtgtgtgtgtaactgtacctgtgtgtgtgtgtgtgtgtaactgtacctgtgtgtgtgtgtgtgtgtaactgtacctgtgtgtgtgtgtgtgtgtgtgtgtgtgtgtgtgtgtgtgtgtaactgtacctgtgtgtgtaactgtgtacgtgtgtgtgtgtaactgtacctgtgtgtgtaactgtacctgtctgtgtaactgtgtacgtgtgtgcgtgtgtgtgtaactgtaccTCCAGGTAACAGTGAGGACGCCGTCGCCGTCAGTGCTCTAGACCAGCAGTTGATGGGTGATACTGGACAGAGGGtggttaccatagtaacagATCAACAGGGTCACCTACAGACCAGACTCACACAGCCGCTGTATGTGACGATGCAGAACGGACGGCAgggtaaatataataaatatagtgtTTGTGATGAAGGAGTTTCAGAAGGTTTAGCTTTACTCACAATGTGACTGGGTTTCAGAaggttaataaatgaataagtcATATAATATGAATGTCATAATAAATATGacttattcatatttattatgcactcattaatattcattatttttatagcCATTAACATTAATGTATTCTTAAACAACTGTTTACCTTTTACAGTATACAAGCAATACAGTGTCTcatgtgtcgtgtgtgtgtgttctccctctgcgtgtgtgtgtgtgcactctgtgtgtgtttcagtgttggCCGTTCCCTCTAGTCAGTTCACACAGGAGGTTGTGGATGAAGAAGTTGAACCTCCAGTACGACGAAGGAAAATCGAAGTCATCTCTGCTAATCATTCTGACACCAGAGACACGGTGAGACaatcattacattttatacttGTAATGTATtcgtttatttttcttattatatatttatttttatttttctcttctgtttctatacttctgtaaagctgctttgagacgatgtgaaTTGATAAAAGCTCGATATAAATAGATTTGAATTTGGAGCATTGAGTGTCTGCTGTATGTATGACATGTTTACATGTCTGTAAGTGTCATGAATATGATCTGTTAATTCTGTTAATAACGTGATGTGGGCGTCACCTACAGGAGCAGCTACAGCGGCGTCTGGCCGAGGCCAACATGGCGGCTCAGTTGTACCGACAGCAGCTGCTGCAGAAGGAGCAGGAGGCGGAGGAGTACCGCATGCAGCTGGAGGCCATAACAGAGCGAGGGATCACACAGGACGACGAGTGTGTGGAGGAGAAGCAGGAGGAGGCCGAGGAGGAGGTGGTGCTGCTGGCTGACGGAGATGTGATGCTCAACACAGAGGAGATCGACTCCACATCCAACATCTCATAACGCCTCGCCTCGTCTCATGGACTCATgatttcgtgtgtgtgtgtgtgttcacgcgcttgctttctttttcagcTCTGGATCAAGTTTATAAGAGGAAGAcaaactctatgttcctccgtattttttaataacttgTCTTCTGCTTTAGTAAAATGATCCATGTTTACTGTCTGgctgagaaaatgtttttttttccctttaacttttttttttttcaaaggccAAATTTAAAGGCGACTCTTATAATACAGTTGTGAGCAATTTCTAAATCCTGGTTGTCAGTTCTTTGTGTTGATGGAGATGAGAGCACTGATCCAGGCAGGATTCTGTTCTCCTTTTCACTGTGAAACACTTCTACATTCACTTAAAATGAACAGGTAAATGAACCTCAGGTGCACATTGTATCAGGTGTTTTAAAGTCTTACACAAAGATGTGTTCATTAGTGCATTTTGTGTTTTAGTTACAGCTGCAGCGGCTCTGTGTGAATGAGGAGAATATGAAAaggtctgtgcgtgtgtgtgtgtgttggtcttaTTAATGGaggtgtgtggcgtgtgtgtgtgctgctcaCACCATGAGCTGCTCCAAACACTTCtacagatttattttctgtaaatacaCTTCCTGgtatttctgtataaaatgtttattgacATTTAATCCTATTAAAGaacagtgaaaataaaaggAACTCATCAGTATACAGAAGATTCTCCAAACAGTTCTGTCCTTCAGTAAAGTggaatgagaataaaataaaataaagccatGGCTGTAATTAATCTGTATGTTAGGGGGGTAGGGGTGCTCTGATGGGCGCCCGGGGTGGTGCGGGGGGCCGCGGGGGCATCGGAGGTCTCTGAAATCCGAACGGAGGAGGACGAGGTGGGCCTGTGCTGTAACCTGGGGGTGGCATCGGGGGAGGCGGGCCTCGCATCCCAGGGGGCATCGGAGGGCCTGAAGGAGGAGAAGGACAGTCAGTGAGAACCTAAACTTAATGACATCTGTCTTTAAATCTATCTTCTGACTAAAATCTCAAATCTTCAACCAAAACATTTGCAGTCTTTCATTCTCAGCACAGAGAACCTGAGACTGATCTATAAACGTACCCATGGGAGGGCCAAATGGTCCCCGGGGGGGCATGCCCATCTGAGGAGGAGGGGGCATGCCAGGGGGAGGTGGGGCTCTTTGTTGGCTTGATCCTGGAGGAGGTGGAACCATCCCAGGAGGTCCAGAAGGAGGCATCGGCATAGGCGGCATTCCTgtataaaacaacaacagtcaTGCTGAAGAAACTGGAATCTTCAGAGGAAAACATTCAGACTGCAgaactgagtgtgtgagaaccGGAGCAGCTGCACGATTGGTACATGATACCGTAAGGAATGAAACCTAAACATGAAACCTAAACTCCTAGAAACATGGACTCCCCTTGTAGATTCCAGACGTTCGATTTACTGGACAAAACATTTTAGAGCTCTAGAACTGAGCACCTGCACATTTAAAGTTTGTGAGTTCTACTCTACTTCTCTTCAGCACTAGACACCTTTCATGGTTGTGGAGCACTGACCTGACCTGGGGTTCTAGGACTCATTTGGTACCTTTATGTGATTACAGAACTAGGAATGCTGAGCACCTGCAAGTTTGGAAGGAAGACTTGTCTTCAGGTCTGAGAACAGTGAAAACCGAGAACACAAATTCTAGATAACCCAAAGAACTCCTAGCTCTATGATAAGTACTCAGCCATGTGGAACCTTGAGCAGATTTGCTGGGGGTCATTAAGCAGAACTGGTTAGGGATGATAAAGGACA contains the following coding sequences:
- the gabpb2a gene encoding GA-binding protein subunit beta-2a, translated to MSLVDLGKRLLEAARSGEDEEVRKLMANGAPFTTDWLGASPLHLAAQFGHLSTAEVLLRAGICKDARTKVDRTPLHMAATEGHELIVDLLIRNGADVNAKDMLKMTALHWATQHGHHNVAQLLIKHGADVHALSKFDKSPFDIAIDIQHAELANLLQEGMQKQVNRNAESSIAPQFIIQGGVINIAELVKSNTGNSEDAVAVSALDQQLMGDTGQRVVTIVTDQQGHLQTRLTQPLYVTMQNGRQVLAVPSSQFTQEVVDEEVEPPVRRRKIEVISANHSDTRDTEQLQRRLAEANMAAQLYRQQLLQKEQEAEEYRMQLEAITERGITQDDECVEEKQEEAEEEVVLLADGDVMLNTEEIDSTSNIS